A section of the Paenibacillus odorifer genome encodes:
- a CDS encoding post-transcriptional regulator, which translates to MESEQWNHDQHSEEIEAMCRSKAEEFRLLGYEYVTSKDIWDCISRNYDKEGLPPLHKLVNDIYSLKANSYMNYLTIAAYRGLN; encoded by the coding sequence GTGGAATCGGAACAGTGGAATCATGATCAACATAGTGAAGAAATCGAAGCCATGTGCCGCAGCAAAGCTGAAGAATTCCGGCTCCTCGGCTATGAGTATGTAACCAGCAAGGATATCTGGGATTGCATCAGCCGTAATTATGATAAGGAAGGCTTGCCTCCCCTACATAAGCTGGTAAACGACATTTATTCCTTGAAAGCCAATAGTTACATGAATTATTTGACTATTGCGGCCTATCGGGGGTTGAACTGA
- the spoVB gene encoding stage V sporulation protein B: MKKQSFIQGTLILLAAGIINRMLGFIPRIALPRIIGAEGVGLYQLAYPFFLVLVTVITGGIPLAIAKMVAEAEGENRPEKSRLILRTGLALSVGLAIFFTLVAMISASWVSNVILTDHRVYYTFIAMIPMIGIVAVSAIYRGYFQGKQNMIPSALSSIFESLVRIFFMLWFSWLLLPKGIAMAAAGAMLGVTVGEIGGMLAILWQYYVITKKDKKQTNPTPEQPVLESEVIPSDPDGVKANIPILRRLLGISIPVTASRLVGSFSYLLESIITVRSLALAGIATAAATAQYGSLQGMVIPLLLLPGALTSSLAVSLVPSISEAAARKDLPTIHKRMHQALRLALVTGAPFAVLMYILAVPLCNLLYGNADTAPMLKLMAPFALFIYVQAPLQAALQAMDRPGRALINTLIGAVVKIILIVILASQPEYGIYGAIIAIIVNSILVTLLHGYSVVSLISLSLRVTETVKTLCAMLIMGAGVHYVYTSIPIADVQWIQFLFASAIGMVLYFGISLLAGLISLRDLDRLPFIKRRL; encoded by the coding sequence TTGAAGAAACAGAGCTTTATACAAGGAACTTTAATCTTGCTAGCCGCCGGCATCATTAATCGGATGCTTGGATTTATTCCCCGGATTGCTTTACCACGTATTATCGGAGCAGAAGGTGTGGGACTGTATCAGCTCGCATATCCTTTTTTTCTCGTGCTGGTTACTGTGATTACAGGCGGGATTCCACTGGCGATAGCCAAGATGGTAGCGGAAGCAGAAGGAGAGAATCGGCCAGAAAAATCACGGCTGATTTTACGTACTGGACTTGCCCTTAGTGTTGGACTTGCGATCTTCTTTACATTGGTTGCTATGATAAGCGCCTCATGGGTCTCTAATGTTATCTTAACAGACCATAGAGTTTATTATACGTTTATTGCCATGATCCCAATGATTGGGATCGTCGCCGTATCTGCAATCTACCGTGGTTATTTCCAAGGAAAGCAAAACATGATTCCATCGGCGCTCTCCTCTATCTTCGAATCTTTAGTTCGAATATTCTTTATGCTCTGGTTCTCCTGGTTGTTGCTTCCCAAGGGTATTGCTATGGCGGCGGCTGGAGCGATGTTAGGTGTGACGGTAGGAGAAATTGGCGGAATGTTAGCGATTCTGTGGCAATATTATGTCATTACTAAAAAAGATAAAAAGCAGACAAATCCGACTCCAGAGCAACCCGTTCTTGAGTCAGAGGTTATCCCATCTGATCCAGATGGTGTGAAAGCCAACATCCCCATATTACGGCGCTTATTAGGCATATCTATTCCCGTTACAGCAAGTCGGCTTGTGGGCTCTTTTTCATATCTGCTGGAATCTATTATTACAGTGCGCAGTCTCGCCTTGGCAGGTATAGCCACCGCTGCCGCTACAGCCCAGTACGGGTCTTTACAAGGGATGGTTATTCCCTTATTGCTGCTGCCCGGGGCACTGACCTCGTCACTTGCTGTATCTCTGGTTCCTTCCATATCAGAAGCTGCCGCAAGAAAGGACTTGCCTACCATTCACAAGCGTATGCATCAAGCGTTGCGGCTTGCGCTGGTAACAGGTGCCCCATTTGCTGTTCTTATGTATATCCTGGCGGTCCCGCTTTGCAATTTGTTATATGGCAACGCGGATACAGCCCCTATGCTGAAGCTTATGGCTCCGTTCGCCTTGTTCATCTATGTTCAAGCTCCCTTACAAGCTGCGCTGCAAGCTATGGATCGACCGGGCAGGGCACTCATCAACACCTTGATTGGAGCAGTAGTCAAAATCATTCTGATTGTAATACTGGCATCCCAACCTGAATATGGAATTTACGGCGCTATCATAGCCATTATTGTGAACAGCATTTTGGTTACGTTACTACACGGATACAGTGTAGTCAGTCTCATATCATTATCTTTAAGAGTAACCGAAACCGTAAAAACCTTATGTGCAATGCTCATTATGGGAGCGGGCGTGCATTATGTATACACTTCCATTCCCATTGCAGATGTACAATGGATTCAATTTTTATTTGCCTCTGCGATAGGAATGGTCCTGTATTTTGGAATCAGTCTGTTAGCTGGCCTTATCTCACTGCGTGATTTGGACCGTCTGCCGTTTATCAAACGCAGGCTCTAA
- a CDS encoding DUF421 domain-containing protein → MFQHISTHIFLTVLMYFFIFLCMRIMGKREIGKLSVFDLTISIMIAEIAVFVLEDINRPIYEGVVPMATLVLIQVIVAQLSLKSRKLRLLMDGKPSILISGGKLHRGEMRRQRYNIDDLLQQLRGQNIASPADVEFAILEPSGQLTVFEKEKGSSSSNQSGNSSAAAEHKKSDDNKGNKNRKIELPKNKIRYEGLPIPLIMDGKVQDQNLEMIGKTRFWLRTQIRQKGVSDFKDVFLCSIDHKGRIYVDRLDNR, encoded by the coding sequence ATGTTCCAGCATATCTCTACCCATATTTTCTTGACCGTGCTGATGTATTTCTTCATATTCCTGTGTATGCGCATCATGGGGAAGAGGGAAATAGGTAAGCTGTCTGTATTTGATTTAACGATCTCCATCATGATTGCCGAGATTGCTGTTTTTGTGCTTGAGGATATCAATCGGCCGATCTATGAAGGAGTCGTTCCGATGGCAACATTAGTGTTGATACAGGTAATTGTGGCTCAACTCAGTCTTAAGAGCAGAAAGCTCAGACTTTTAATGGACGGCAAACCGAGCATACTCATTTCTGGAGGCAAGCTGCACCGGGGCGAAATGCGTAGGCAGAGATATAATATTGATGATCTGCTGCAGCAATTGCGTGGACAGAACATCGCCAGTCCTGCTGACGTGGAATTTGCGATCCTGGAGCCTAGTGGACAGCTAACCGTATTCGAGAAAGAGAAGGGGAGTTCATCCTCTAACCAATCAGGCAATAGCAGTGCAGCTGCTGAGCATAAAAAGAGTGACGATAATAAAGGGAACAAGAACCGTAAGATAGAACTGCCGAAGAATAAGATCAGGTATGAAGGACTTCCAATCCCTCTGATTATGGATGGAAAGGTGCAGGATCAGAATTTAGAGATGATTGGAAAAACCAGATTTTGGCTAAGAACTCAAATTCGCCAAAAGGGAGTATCTGATTTCAAAGATGTATTTCTATGCTCCATAGATCATAAGGGCAGAATTTATGTCGACCGTTTGGACAACAGATAA
- a CDS encoding TIGR04086 family membrane protein — translation MYLIRRMFSWRIANPVLSGLCRSFLWMLMGAFVLSLLLWGSSLKEQDLSMYTYIVHGIAAAFGGLTAGRRATSKGWYQGSLTGAFYGVIVLLIGFLALDSAPSGVDLLWVLAAAAIGALGGMFGVNLQKS, via the coding sequence ATGTATTTAATCCGGCGCATGTTCTCGTGGAGAATAGCCAATCCTGTGTTATCTGGCCTATGTCGATCATTCCTTTGGATGCTGATGGGTGCGTTTGTCCTCTCTCTTTTGTTATGGGGCAGCAGTCTGAAGGAGCAGGATCTCTCAATGTACACATACATTGTGCACGGCATAGCTGCAGCATTCGGAGGACTAACCGCCGGTCGCAGAGCCACGAGCAAAGGCTGGTATCAAGGAAGTCTTACAGGAGCATTTTATGGGGTTATCGTTCTGTTAATCGGTTTTTTGGCACTGGATAGCGCACCATCTGGCGTAGATCTGCTATGGGTTCTCGCAGCTGCAGCAATTGGCGCTCTCGGCGGAATGTTTGGCGTTAATTTACAAAAAAGCTAA
- a CDS encoding phosphatase PAP2 family protein, producing the protein MNHIVLYTVALVVILVWIGSKRNPIMALVEIGKEMLRSYKFLLLIAGMFGVLAINKYELQIEQKMHLTSDYTPFIFGLEGHFVQAVQDIFYSPWLTPIIVFFYIFMLQSVLAASLGVYLLDKNRVMLYATCYAIIINYALAIPFYLYFPVNEVWSYLPAGVKFTMLDVFPKFEQEYRPLSGLNNCFPSLHTSISVTMALLAFRSGNRRWMVITSISAVVIVFGIFYLGIHWLTDMIGGTLLAVLASTVGVQLAKLTLRGREESLTVPSRVTNVR; encoded by the coding sequence ATGAACCATATTGTTTTGTACACAGTTGCATTAGTAGTGATATTAGTATGGATTGGCTCTAAACGTAATCCAATCATGGCATTGGTTGAAATTGGGAAAGAGATGCTGCGATCTTATAAGTTTTTGTTGCTGATTGCAGGAATGTTTGGCGTATTAGCCATAAATAAATATGAACTGCAAATTGAACAAAAAATGCATCTTACCTCTGATTATACGCCATTTATATTTGGCCTAGAGGGTCATTTTGTCCAAGCCGTTCAGGATATATTCTACAGTCCATGGTTAACACCGATCATCGTCTTTTTCTACATTTTCATGCTTCAATCCGTTCTAGCAGCTTCATTAGGGGTATATCTGTTAGATAAAAACCGGGTGATGTTATACGCAACCTGTTATGCTATTATTATCAACTATGCCTTGGCGATTCCATTCTATCTTTACTTCCCGGTAAACGAGGTTTGGTCCTATCTGCCGGCAGGCGTCAAATTTACTATGCTGGATGTATTTCCGAAATTCGAACAGGAATATAGACCACTATCCGGTCTAAATAACTGCTTCCCGAGTCTACATACGTCCATATCTGTTACAATGGCACTTCTGGCCTTCCGTTCAGGGAACCGCCGCTGGATGGTCATCACTAGTATTTCCGCAGTTGTAATCGTCTTTGGAATCTTCTATCTGGGCATTCATTGGCTTACAGATATGATTGGTGGAACCTTGCTAGCTGTACTAGCCTCTACAGTTGGCGTTCAACTCGCCAAATTAACTTTGCGGGGACGTGAAGAATCGCTTACCGTTCCGAGCCGCGTAACAAATGTACGTTAA
- the yajC gene encoding preprotein translocase subunit YajC, with protein MIQSFQYAAGAGGGGSILGLVGPFVLMFVVFYFLLIRPQQKKTKTRNAMLKALKKGDKIVTIGGLHGTIMEISDDIVVLRVNDVTKLTFDRGSISHAVATDVEEKV; from the coding sequence ATGATTCAATCGTTTCAATATGCAGCTGGCGCAGGTGGTGGAGGTAGCATACTAGGCCTGGTAGGTCCCTTTGTCCTTATGTTTGTAGTATTCTACTTCTTGCTGATTCGTCCGCAACAAAAGAAGACCAAAACTCGTAACGCAATGTTGAAAGCTCTGAAAAAGGGCGATAAAATCGTTACTATTGGAGGACTTCACGGTACGATCATGGAGATTTCCGATGATATTGTGGTTCTGCGGGTCAACGATGTAACTAAGCTGACTTTTGATCGCGGTTCCATCAGCCACGCTGTGGCGACGGATGTCGAAGAGAAAGTATAG
- the tgt gene encoding tRNA guanosine(34) transglycosylase Tgt: MAAITYEHIKTCKQSGARLGRVHTPHGVIETPAFMPVGTQATVKTMSPEELKEMDAHIILSNTYHLFLRPGHDIVREAGGLHKFMNWDRPILTDSGGFQVFSLSDMRKITEEGVHFRSHLNGDKKFLSPEVAMEVQNSLGSDIMMAFDECPPFPAEYDYVKKSLERTTRWAERCLKSHARPNDQGLFAIVQGGMYEDLRRQSAADLTSMDFPGYAIGGLSVGESKQLMYEVLDYTVPLLPQGKPRYLMGVGSPDALLEGSIRGVDMFDCVLPTRIARNGTTMTSQGRLVVRNAKYARDFGPLDPECNCYTCRNYSRAYLRHLIKADETFGLRLTTYHNLHFLLDLMRKVREAIKEDRLLDFRDEFFAKYGLYDNLKGF; this comes from the coding sequence ATGGCAGCAATTACTTATGAGCACATCAAAACGTGCAAACAATCCGGAGCCAGACTTGGAAGAGTCCACACTCCACATGGTGTGATTGAGACACCAGCATTTATGCCAGTCGGCACACAAGCTACAGTCAAGACTATGAGTCCTGAAGAGCTGAAAGAGATGGATGCCCATATTATTTTGAGCAATACTTACCATCTGTTTCTAAGACCAGGCCATGATATTGTTCGTGAAGCTGGTGGACTGCACAAGTTCATGAACTGGGATCGTCCGATTCTGACAGACAGCGGCGGGTTTCAAGTATTCTCGTTAAGCGACATGCGCAAGATTACGGAAGAAGGAGTTCATTTCCGTTCCCATCTAAATGGGGATAAGAAATTCCTGTCTCCGGAAGTAGCGATGGAGGTTCAGAACTCCCTGGGTTCAGATATAATGATGGCATTTGATGAATGTCCTCCATTCCCGGCTGAGTATGATTATGTGAAAAAATCACTGGAGCGCACCACGCGCTGGGCAGAACGTTGCCTGAAAAGTCATGCTCGTCCTAACGATCAGGGTCTTTTTGCTATCGTGCAAGGGGGCATGTATGAAGATCTGCGCCGTCAGAGCGCGGCTGATTTGACTTCCATGGATTTCCCGGGGTATGCTATTGGGGGGCTCAGCGTCGGAGAGTCCAAGCAGCTAATGTATGAAGTGCTGGATTATACAGTTCCCCTGCTGCCACAAGGCAAACCTCGCTATTTGATGGGCGTGGGTTCACCGGATGCGCTGCTGGAAGGATCAATCCGAGGAGTGGACATGTTCGACTGTGTCTTGCCTACTCGTATTGCCCGTAATGGAACAACGATGACCAGTCAGGGAAGACTCGTTGTACGCAACGCTAAGTATGCCCGTGATTTTGGGCCGCTTGATCCGGAGTGCAATTGCTATACATGCCGGAATTATTCCCGCGCTTATTTGCGCCATCTAATCAAAGCCGATGAAACCTTCGGACTTAGATTGACGACATACCACAATTTGCACTTCTTGTTGGATTTAATGCGTAAAGTGCGTGAAGCCATCAAGGAAGATCGGCTGCTTGATTTTCGCGATGAGTTTTTTGCCAAATACGGATTATATGATAATCTTAAAGGCTTTTAG
- the queA gene encoding tRNA preQ1(34) S-adenosylmethionine ribosyltransferase-isomerase QueA, whose translation MNVDAYDFHLPEELIAQTPLADRSASRLLLVNKEDGELAHRHFTDIIDYFNPGDTLVLNDTRVIPARLFGVKEDTGAKAEVLLLKNLGDDRWEALVKPGKKLKTGAVIIFSDELRAVIEDEADMGGRTLRFIYQGIFQEILDRLGTMPLPPYIKETLDDRERYQTVYARHEGSAAAPTAGLHFTQELLEQIEAKGVNIAYITLHVGLGTFRPMSVEKVEEHVMHSEYFVMSQETADTINATKARGGRIIAVGTTSCRTLETVGRQCEGGPLVECSGWTDIFIYPGYKFSVVNALITNFHLPKSTLVMLVSALAGREHILAAYEEAIEQKYRFFSFGDAMFIY comes from the coding sequence ATGAATGTAGATGCTTATGATTTTCATTTGCCGGAAGAATTGATTGCCCAGACACCTCTCGCTGATCGCAGTGCTTCTAGACTGCTTCTAGTGAATAAGGAGGATGGAGAGCTGGCTCACCGGCATTTTACCGATATTATTGATTATTTTAATCCCGGAGACACGCTTGTTCTAAATGATACGAGAGTCATTCCAGCTAGATTGTTTGGAGTGAAAGAAGATACTGGTGCTAAGGCGGAAGTGCTCCTCCTGAAGAATCTTGGGGATGATCGCTGGGAAGCACTTGTAAAGCCAGGGAAAAAGCTCAAGACAGGCGCAGTGATCATCTTTAGCGATGAGCTTCGTGCCGTTATCGAGGACGAAGCTGATATGGGCGGCCGTACGCTTCGTTTCATATATCAGGGTATTTTTCAGGAGATTCTGGACAGGCTGGGAACGATGCCGCTGCCACCTTATATTAAGGAAACACTGGATGATCGTGAACGATATCAGACTGTGTATGCTCGGCATGAGGGATCGGCCGCTGCGCCTACCGCAGGGCTTCATTTTACCCAAGAATTGCTGGAACAGATTGAGGCTAAGGGTGTAAATATCGCTTATATCACCCTTCATGTAGGTCTCGGTACTTTTCGTCCGATGTCTGTAGAGAAGGTTGAAGAGCATGTTATGCATTCTGAGTACTTCGTAATGTCTCAAGAGACGGCAGATACCATAAATGCTACTAAGGCACGAGGTGGCCGTATTATTGCAGTTGGCACAACGTCTTGTCGGACACTTGAAACGGTCGGAAGACAATGTGAAGGTGGGCCGCTTGTGGAATGCAGTGGCTGGACGGATATTTTTATCTATCCAGGGTATAAGTTCAGTGTAGTAAATGCGCTAATTACCAATTTCCACCTGCCAAAGTCTACTTTGGTTATGTTGGTTAGCGCATTGGCAGGTCGGGAACATATTCTAGCTGCTTATGAAGAAGCGATAGAGCAGAAGTACCGATTCTTTAGCTTTGGAGATGCAATGTTTATTTATTAA
- a CDS encoding SpoIID/LytB domain-containing protein, whose translation MKHTKRKWRGVAPLSKGLLAAALAVGSFLIPAGASHADSNSTIRVALYADIGSKYKSTVPAVTLLSTQSFTLLSDQAGSAPLVSIPAQKQIRVSLDGYRVKVMEVSSWQTAADAAKKLQSTSDKPQIVAISRNGATVYQLYTGVYASEAAAKDGLTRVVKAGLSIPADQTPAVKGNKHLSAGRYSSEQEADVALNSLTAAGLDAWKVFLAGNDGSAQVEVWVGEAANDSDLTAVQAAVSTAAPQFTVSVATSPGLILRKDAGLDFSSETQADHYLVSGSNAKFLAAGSETGIQLVERSKRTYRGNLELSNLSGSLAVINVVPLEQYLYAVVGGEVSSSWPEEALKAQAVAARSYALSQGNRFDVANVVDTTLSQVYNGIGSEAPSIIKAVDTTAGEVLMSGGKVVEAVFSSNSGGMTADPSEVWANGGDVFASVPSVEDVSAAAAKKWYYVMLANGTSGYAREDNIKLTGSKTAAGLDIVTATTKDVNIRPLPVIESSVSAVGKLNPGENAVALDKVYESGSYSWIKGPYTSAELLKSLQGKTTSTLPSSISNLQVTQRGPSGRAIQVKANGQALNVKYPDMFRSAFNGLPSTLFDIVAPGSYTVLGADGATATISSSQSAGVLSASGKVNVNGSGTVVMGGDSAARVITNSSGFLFIGQGNGHGLGMSQWGVKGMADSGYDYKQILQHYYKNVTIVKE comes from the coding sequence ATGAAGCATACGAAGAGGAAATGGAGAGGGGTCGCCCCGCTAAGCAAAGGATTGCTTGCGGCTGCGCTTGCTGTAGGAAGTTTCCTGATCCCTGCGGGTGCCAGTCATGCCGATTCTAATAGCACGATACGAGTTGCTCTTTATGCTGATATTGGAAGTAAATATAAATCCACTGTGCCAGCAGTAACACTGCTATCAACGCAAAGCTTTACTTTGCTGTCGGATCAAGCAGGAAGTGCCCCTTTGGTATCTATCCCAGCACAGAAGCAAATTCGTGTAAGTCTGGACGGATATAGAGTTAAGGTGATGGAGGTTTCAAGCTGGCAGACAGCAGCGGATGCAGCTAAAAAGCTCCAATCCACCTCCGATAAACCACAGATTGTTGCAATCTCCAGAAATGGAGCGACTGTGTATCAGTTGTACACGGGCGTCTATGCTAGTGAAGCAGCTGCCAAGGATGGGCTTACCCGTGTAGTCAAAGCAGGGCTGAGCATTCCTGCTGACCAAACCCCGGCGGTGAAAGGCAATAAGCATCTATCAGCTGGCCGCTATTCTTCGGAGCAGGAAGCAGATGTGGCGCTAAATAGCCTCACTGCAGCTGGTTTGGATGCTTGGAAGGTGTTTCTGGCAGGAAACGATGGCAGTGCACAAGTAGAGGTATGGGTAGGCGAAGCTGCCAATGATAGTGATTTAACAGCTGTTCAGGCCGCTGTGTCTACGGCGGCACCACAATTTACGGTTTCTGTGGCCACCTCGCCCGGATTAATACTGCGTAAGGATGCCGGGCTGGATTTTAGCAGTGAAACTCAAGCCGATCATTATCTGGTTTCTGGAAGCAATGCTAAATTTCTTGCGGCAGGCAGCGAGACTGGGATTCAGTTAGTGGAAAGATCCAAGCGTACATATCGCGGAAATTTGGAACTGAGCAATTTGAGCGGATCGCTGGCTGTAATTAATGTAGTGCCGCTGGAGCAATACTTGTATGCCGTAGTGGGAGGAGAGGTTTCCTCCAGCTGGCCAGAAGAAGCGCTAAAAGCTCAGGCTGTCGCCGCCCGCAGCTATGCGCTGTCGCAAGGCAACCGTTTTGATGTAGCGAATGTAGTAGATACCACTCTTAGTCAGGTATATAACGGAATCGGGTCTGAAGCTCCCTCCATTATCAAAGCTGTAGATACTACTGCTGGTGAAGTGCTGATGAGCGGTGGTAAAGTTGTTGAGGCTGTATTTTCTTCCAATAGTGGTGGTATGACAGCTGACCCTTCAGAGGTTTGGGCGAATGGTGGCGATGTATTTGCTAGTGTTCCAAGCGTTGAAGATGTTTCGGCTGCTGCTGCTAAGAAGTGGTACTATGTTATGCTTGCGAATGGTACCTCTGGTTATGCACGTGAAGATAATATTAAATTAACCGGCAGCAAAACTGCTGCCGGACTCGATATAGTTACCGCTACAACCAAAGATGTGAATATACGTCCTCTGCCAGTTATTGAGAGCAGTGTTAGTGCAGTCGGAAAGCTGAATCCGGGTGAGAACGCTGTGGCTCTGGATAAAGTATATGAGTCTGGCAGCTATAGCTGGATCAAAGGGCCGTATACCTCTGCTGAACTTCTAAAAAGCTTGCAGGGCAAAACAACAAGCACGCTCCCTTCCAGTATCTCTAACCTGCAGGTCACCCAGCGCGGTCCTTCTGGAAGAGCGATTCAGGTGAAAGCTAATGGTCAGGCTCTGAATGTGAAATATCCTGATATGTTCCGCTCCGCGTTTAATGGATTACCTAGTACTTTGTTTGATATTGTGGCACCCGGAAGTTATACTGTATTAGGCGCTGACGGCGCTACCGCCACAATTAGTAGCTCGCAAAGTGCTGGTGTGCTTTCCGCATCGGGGAAGGTTAATGTGAATGGCAGTGGAACTGTAGTGATGGGTGGAGATTCTGCGGCCAGAGTGATCACTAACAGCTCGGGCTTTCTGTTCATTGGGCAAGGCAACGGCCATGGTCTAGGCATGTCGCAGTGGGGCGTGAAAGGCATGGCAGACAGCGGGTATGATTACAAGCAAATATTGCAACACTATTATAAGAACGTTACTATAGTTAAGGAATGA
- the ruvB gene encoding Holliday junction branch migration DNA helicase RuvB codes for MDDRIISANLMMDEQAVELSLRPRYLGEYIGQTQVKENLKVYIEAAKMRSEALDHVLLYGPPGLGKTTLANIIANELGVNLRTTSGPAIERPGDLAALLTNLQEGDVLFIDEIHRLHRTVEEVMYPAMEDFALDIMIGKGPSARSVRLDLPPFTLIGATTRAGLLSAPLRDRFGVVSRLEFYNIDELSYIVSRNADLLGIEIVGDAAEEIALRSRGTPRIANRLLKRVRDFAQVRGDGIITPEISGEALKMLQVDPRGLDSIDHKMLSAMISSFRGGPVGLDTIAATIGEESQTIEDVYEPYLLQIGFLQRSPRGRIVTPAAYHHLGLPLPPEQH; via the coding sequence ATGGATGACCGGATTATATCCGCGAATTTGATGATGGACGAGCAGGCGGTAGAACTAAGCTTGCGCCCTCGTTATCTGGGAGAATATATCGGCCAGACTCAGGTGAAAGAAAACCTGAAAGTATATATAGAAGCGGCCAAAATGAGAAGCGAAGCGCTGGATCATGTGCTGCTGTACGGACCTCCGGGTCTCGGCAAAACAACGCTCGCTAATATTATCGCCAATGAGCTGGGCGTGAACCTGCGAACAACTTCCGGCCCCGCGATAGAGCGTCCAGGCGATCTTGCCGCTCTGCTGACGAATCTGCAGGAAGGCGACGTGCTTTTCATTGATGAGATTCATCGTTTGCACCGCACGGTCGAGGAGGTTATGTATCCTGCGATGGAGGATTTCGCGCTGGATATCATGATCGGCAAAGGGCCAAGTGCCCGTTCGGTACGATTGGATTTGCCGCCGTTCACACTGATAGGTGCCACAACCCGGGCAGGACTATTGTCTGCGCCACTGCGTGATCGTTTCGGAGTGGTCAGTCGCCTGGAATTCTATAACATAGATGAGCTGAGTTACATTGTATCTCGAAATGCGGATCTTCTAGGCATTGAGATTGTTGGCGATGCTGCAGAAGAGATCGCGCTTCGTTCGCGGGGAACGCCGCGGATTGCCAACCGCTTATTAAAACGGGTCCGTGATTTTGCTCAAGTGCGCGGAGATGGAATTATAACTCCTGAAATTTCTGGGGAAGCATTGAAGATGCTTCAGGTGGACCCGCGTGGGCTGGACAGTATTGACCACAAGATGTTAAGTGCTATGATTTCAAGCTTTCGCGGCGGTCCTGTAGGACTGGACACGATTGCAGCTACGATTGGTGAGGAAAGTCAGACGATTGAGGACGTATATGAGCCGTACCTGCTGCAGATAGGTTTCTTGCAGCGGAGTCCGCGTGGAAGAATTGTAACCCCGGCCGCTTATCATCATTTAGGGCTTCCGCTCCCTCCGGAGCAGCACTAG
- the ruvA gene encoding Holliday junction branch migration protein RuvA, with protein sequence MIDFLRGPVVHLESEYVVLDVQGVGYRVFCPNPYAFAKVEGPVTIYIHYQTREDATLLFGFPTREEQKLFRKLIEVSGIGPRVALGILTGGTPDQLISAIYQENITFLTKLPGIGKKTAQRMILDLKDKLDGLSMASMQTGLFAVPTEEATDGLAWQEARDALKGLGYTESELDRVWLALKKEGAETGTVDVLMKKALGLLYIAK encoded by the coding sequence ATGATAGATTTCTTAAGAGGACCCGTTGTTCATTTGGAGTCGGAATATGTGGTGCTGGATGTGCAGGGAGTAGGATACCGGGTATTCTGCCCGAATCCTTATGCTTTTGCCAAAGTAGAAGGACCTGTAACGATCTATATTCATTACCAAACACGTGAGGACGCTACGCTATTATTTGGGTTCCCGACTCGTGAGGAACAAAAATTGTTCCGCAAGCTGATAGAGGTATCTGGCATCGGTCCTAGGGTTGCGCTTGGAATCCTGACAGGTGGAACACCGGATCAGTTGATTTCAGCGATTTATCAAGAGAATATAACGTTCTTAACGAAATTGCCGGGCATTGGCAAAAAGACAGCACAGCGCATGATCCTTGATTTGAAGGACAAGCTGGACGGACTCAGTATGGCTTCAATGCAAACGGGATTGTTTGCAGTGCCAACGGAAGAGGCAACGGACGGATTGGCCTGGCAAGAGGCGCGGGATGCGCTTAAGGGGCTGGGTTATACCGAAAGCGAATTGGACCGCGTGTGGCTCGCTTTGAAGAAAGAGGGAGCAGAAACAGGAACTGTAGATGTGCTGATGAAGAAAGCACTAGGGCTGCTATATATAGCTAAGTAA